GCGAGGTCGGACGACCGGATCCCGAACACGAGGACCGCCTTGTCCGGGGTCACGTTGGAGGCCTGCCCGCCCTCGCGGAGGACCCCATGGATCACAACGTTCGCGTCCCTCCGCACGTGCTGCCGGAGCATGTTCACCGCCGTGTACGTGAGGAGGGCCGCGTCGAGCGCGCTCCGGCCCTCCTCGGGATTCGCCGCGCTGTGGGCCGCGACCCCGTGGAACGTGACCTCGAGGTCCTGGACCGCGAGGGTCTGCCCCGCCGCGACCCAGCGGTCCCCGGGGTGGGACGTGATCGCGAAGTCCACGTCCGAGAACGCGCCTTGGTCCGCGAGGAGGATCTTGGAGCCCGCCCACGCGCCGCTGCCCTCCTCGTCGGGGGTCCCGATCACGACCACCCGTCCGTTCCGGAGGGCCGTGCTGGCCTGGATGGCCGCGGAGACCACGGACGAGGCGATCAGGTTGTGCCCGCAGGCGTGGCCGATCCCCCGGAGGGCGTCGTACTCCGCGAGGAACGCGACCACGGGCGTCCCCGAGCCCGCGCGCCGCTCCGCCCGGAATGCGGTGGGGATGCCCTTGTAGGGGCACTCGACCTCGAAGCCGTGGTCCCGGAGGAGGTCGACCAGCATGGAACTCGACCGGACCTCGGCGCTCCCGATTTCCGCGAGGTCGTGAATCTTCAACGCCAGCTCCCAGGAGTCCTCCAACGTCAGCCCGCGCATCGCGCTCACCGCCCCACGGTCGAGTTCCCCATCCGTATTTAAGAACTTGGCGAGGTCGGGCGTCGTCCAGGCAGAGGTCTTCGAAGCACCGTGAGCGTGCGCAGCGAAGCGTTCGATTTCACGGCAAACGTGGGCCGATCCGCGTTCGGCCGACGACCTCAGACGTCTTCCCCTTCCTCTCGTCGGGCGGATTACGCGTGCTTGGGCTTTCGGCGCTCCAAGATGGCGGTCATGCCCTCTCGCTGTCCCTCATTGCCAAACAGGAGCGTCCAATTGTCGAGCTCGTACTCGAGACCCGCCCGCAACGGCAATTCGGATACCTGATTCAAGGCGCGCTTGGCCGCCATCAGAGCGGGACGGCTCTTCGTCGCGGGGTCCGTGGCCAGCGCCGAGGTGCGCGCATGGAGGTCCCCGCTGGGGACGACCGCGTGCACGAGACCGAGGGCCAACGCCTCCTCCGCCGATATGGCCACCAGCGTGGGCGACCGTTCCTCCGGCTCCCCGAGGTCGATGGAAGTACCGAGATCCCACGAATCGGCTCGGGGACCACAAAGGGTGGAGGCCGCCGGAACCCAGCGCGCACGGGGCGCAACTCCGGCGGCCTCCGGGGAAATGGGAGATCGCTCCCATCCAGCAGGCGGATCCAGGGATAAACGGCTTCCGACAGTACCAACCTACACCCGCGCGTCCGTGGAATCCGGCCCGCGGGTCGGCACCCGCTCCTCACCCTGGGGGTCGAAGGGCGTTCATCCCCCTTGCGCTTCGGACGATCCTTCGGACAGGCCGCCTCCCATGCCGGAAGATGTCAATCCACACGGGAGGGACGAGGGGCCATTCCGCAAAGTTCGGTGCTGCCGCCTGGGTGCGGGTCGTGAGCTCCGACACCGTTGCCTCGGCGTCGAGCCGTCCTCCGTGGAGGCACGTGCGAGGCCGAGCACGCGGACCTCGCCGCCCCACGTGCGCCCGTCTGCGCTCAAGAGAACGGACCCCACCTCCGGGCCTCTCCCCGAAAGATCTTAGTAGGAAACCGCATCGCTTCGAGTCATGGCACTCGGAGTCCAGATCGTCTACGACTGCAAGGACCCTCAAAGCCTCTCGACGTTCTATGCCGCGGCCCTTCACTACAAGGTTCAGGATCCTCCCGAAGGGTTCGCGACATGGGAGGCATTCCTCGCGTCCATCGGCGTCCCCAAAGAGGAATGGAACGATGCCAGCGCCGTCGTCGACCCCGAAGGGCAAGGCCCGCGGATCTACTTTCAGAGGATGGACACGCCCAAGCCCGCGAAGAATCGCCTGCATCTGGACGTGAACGCGAGCGGAGGCCGCAAGACGCCGGAGGCTGAACGACGACGCCGCGTGGATGCGGAGGTCGAGCGCATCCTCGCCCTCGGGCTCGGGGCGACGAGGATCCAGGCCCAGAAGGAGGGTGACGAGTACTTCGTCACCCTACTCGACCCCGAAGGGAACGAATTCGACGTGCAATAACGGCGGGGGCCATGGCCCGCTTGGGTACCCGCAGGGGCTCCGGGATCCCGAGCGTGCGCAGGTCCGCGTTCTGGCTCTCCAGGGGTTCCGCGCGCCACGCCCCGTTCACGACGCTCCGCCCGCGATCTCGGGAACGCTGGGCGGTCGAACCGCCTCGGGTCCGATAAAACGGGCCTCGGGATCTATCCCGCTCTTCCACGCGTCCTCGATGATGTCGTGGAACGATTGCACGATCCCCGGGTTGGTCGACCACAGGCCCACGTCGTCTCCGACGAACGGATCCGCGTCGTCTGGGTTCCAGTGGCACAGGAGGACCTCTCGGCGGTCCGCGACCACGATCGACGTCCCCCGGTTCCCAAGCTCCGTGTGCCGTACCTCGGCGAACCGGCGATACGCATCCGCGGCCTCTCGATTCGGCCCGGTGACCCTCACCAGGATGCGGACGCGGACGCCCGCTTTCGCCGCAGCGCGGTAGGCGTCCAGGAGGATCTGCCGACCTCGCACGAGGCACATTTCGGAGGAACTCACGAGCACCTCGGTCCGAGCCCCCTCGATCATCTCCCGCGCCTTGCGGTAGACGGCCCTCCGCTTGCGGAACAACAGGAAGTCGCCCGTGGGACCCGGCGCGGGGCGGGGCGAGACCTCCGACATGAGCCTCGAGGCGGTATCCTCGAGCTCACGCTCCGCCTTCCGCAGCTCCTGCCTCCTCCGGGCAGCGAACTCTTCGGGGGCCACGGGGCGGTACCGCAGTGGC
Above is a window of Thermoplasmata archaeon DNA encoding:
- a CDS encoding amidohydrolase is translated as MRGLTLEDSWELALKIHDLAEIGSAEVRSSSMLVDLLRDHGFEVECPYKGIPTAFRAERRAGSGTPVVAFLAEYDALRGIGHACGHNLIASSVVSAAIQASTALRNGRVVVIGTPDEEGSGAWAGSKILLADQGAFSDVDFAITSHPGDRWVAAGQTLAVQDLEVTFHGVAAHSAANPEEGRSALDAALLTYTAVNMLRQHVRRDANVVIHGVLREGGQASNVTPDKAVLVFGIRSSDLAYEEALIERFQEIVRGCCLATGTTSDVAFVGPLFSTTKVNRTLAGYMQKCLVRRGV
- a CDS encoding enoyl-CoA hydratase-related protein is translated as MAISAEEALALGLVHAVVPSGDLHARTSALATDPATKSRPALMAAKRALNQVSELPLRAGLEYELDNWTLLFGNEGQREGMTAILERRKPKHA
- a CDS encoding VOC family protein, whose translation is MALGVQIVYDCKDPQSLSTFYAAALHYKVQDPPEGFATWEAFLASIGVPKEEWNDASAVVDPEGQGPRIYFQRMDTPKPAKNRLHLDVNASGGRKTPEAERRRRVDAEVERILALGLGATRIQAQKEGDEYFVTLLDPEGNEFDVQ
- a CDS encoding TrmB family transcriptional regulator; this translates as MLPYDDRIRLATSLGLSLYEARAYVALLERGEARANEIATAAQVPRGRIYEVLDSLHEKGFLSVVPVRPLRYRPVAPEEFAARRRQELRKAERELEDTASRLMSEVSPRPAPGPTGDFLLFRKRRAVYRKAREMIEGARTEVLVSSSEMCLVRGRQILLDAYRAAAKAGVRVRILVRVTGPNREAADAYRRFAEVRHTELGNRGTSIVVADRREVLLCHWNPDDADPFVGDDVGLWSTNPGIVQSFHDIIEDAWKSGIDPEARFIGPEAVRPPSVPEIAGGAS